The following proteins come from a genomic window of Falsibacillus albus:
- a CDS encoding polysaccharide lyase 8 family protein — translation MPDLVSLRRKWKKRLTGNGALRRNDVEEERILQSIDERADAFNIHLYKMNKRPASHQLTDRFRQIRAAAIAYSTKGCTYHQHEDLLKKVQEGLHWNLDHHYHENATPYGNWWDWEIGIPLRLVDIMVLLYENLSQNLIERSISAIHHLCPDPRFMMKQTVPAKGANLIDLARINAISGIICNDQRKLLEARGLIPQVFKAVDSGDGFYEDGSFIQHGNIPYTGSYGIVLIRGFAELAHLFHGSEWGFDEDFLSSVHETIANSFEPFVRDGVMMDMVRGRAISRHFLEDNMAGKDFGKSLLLLSDIMPSKEKDCLQHFLMSNFRHGQLHSNDLFLNEVENKTLDRRQLQKSVRNSSHHQFPMMDRVVHHREHFAFGLSMCSKRTGTFEYMNGENKRGWHTAMGMTYLYRGKDSAYGVGYWPTVDPYRMPGTTVMNKKLRNGANVQNKRDWTGGTAIGSEFGTAGMEIALANGLKAKKSWFMFGDVIVCLGSGISCPNAETILENRMIQQDANLQCLIDDWVRVDKNEQLMIENPKKLWISEDMEEKGTGIYFPQDLKLFVQFEERSGSWIDINESGPADKLSRDFLTVWTEHEKRMNGSTYSYVLFPHITEDDLSKFVEDPTVCILENSNEVHAVSIQQLQLIGIHFWEHRKKNMGAVTAYGPAAILIKDNGDELELAISDPTMKQKEIRMVLRQMDIAAVPEGMTVERNGDQLHINLRVAERKGRPILAKFKKTGAFSFDKRKNDDD, via the coding sequence GTGCCAGACCTGGTAAGCTTGAGGCGAAAATGGAAAAAGAGATTGACAGGGAATGGTGCGTTGAGGCGCAATGATGTTGAAGAAGAGCGGATTTTGCAAAGCATTGATGAACGGGCAGATGCATTCAATATTCACTTATATAAAATGAACAAGCGTCCTGCATCTCACCAACTCACAGACAGATTCCGGCAAATACGTGCGGCTGCCATTGCATACAGTACGAAGGGCTGCACGTATCATCAACATGAAGATTTATTGAAGAAGGTTCAGGAAGGTCTCCATTGGAACCTAGACCACCATTATCATGAAAATGCCACGCCATATGGAAACTGGTGGGATTGGGAAATAGGCATACCGCTTCGCCTTGTGGATATCATGGTCCTTCTCTATGAAAACCTTTCTCAGAATTTAATAGAACGCTCTATTTCTGCAATCCACCATTTATGTCCCGATCCCCGGTTCATGATGAAGCAAACCGTGCCGGCGAAGGGAGCAAACCTTATCGATCTTGCAAGGATCAATGCCATTTCCGGAATCATCTGCAATGACCAACGAAAGCTTTTAGAAGCAAGGGGTTTGATACCGCAAGTGTTCAAGGCGGTAGATAGCGGCGATGGGTTCTATGAGGATGGGTCATTCATCCAGCACGGGAATATCCCATATACGGGAAGCTACGGGATCGTCCTGATCAGAGGTTTTGCGGAGCTGGCCCATTTATTCCATGGGAGTGAATGGGGCTTTGATGAGGATTTTCTTTCAAGTGTTCACGAGACGATTGCAAACTCATTCGAACCGTTCGTGCGCGATGGCGTTATGATGGACATGGTGCGCGGACGGGCAATATCCAGACATTTTCTTGAAGATAATATGGCGGGCAAAGACTTCGGCAAGTCCCTATTGCTGCTTTCCGATATTATGCCTTCCAAAGAAAAGGATTGCTTGCAGCATTTTCTAATGTCTAATTTCCGTCACGGACAATTGCACAGTAATGATTTGTTTCTAAATGAAGTAGAAAATAAAACTTTGGACAGAAGGCAGCTGCAGAAATCAGTTCGGAATTCATCCCATCACCAATTTCCGATGATGGATAGGGTCGTTCACCACCGGGAACACTTCGCATTCGGATTATCAATGTGCTCAAAACGAACGGGAACCTTTGAGTATATGAACGGAGAAAACAAGCGGGGCTGGCACACAGCGATGGGAATGACCTATTTGTATCGGGGAAAAGATTCAGCATATGGGGTTGGATATTGGCCGACAGTCGATCCATATCGGATGCCCGGGACTACTGTAATGAATAAAAAGCTTCGGAACGGAGCCAATGTTCAGAACAAAAGGGATTGGACAGGTGGGACTGCCATTGGAAGTGAGTTCGGAACAGCAGGCATGGAGATCGCTTTGGCAAACGGATTGAAAGCAAAAAAATCGTGGTTCATGTTTGGTGATGTGATTGTTTGTTTAGGGTCCGGCATTTCTTGTCCCAATGCTGAAACGATTTTGGAAAACAGAATGATTCAGCAGGATGCCAACCTGCAATGCCTGATCGACGACTGGGTAAGGGTCGACAAAAATGAGCAATTGATGATCGAAAATCCGAAAAAACTTTGGATAAGTGAAGACATGGAGGAGAAAGGAACGGGGATATATTTCCCGCAAGATTTGAAGCTCTTCGTTCAATTTGAAGAGCGGAGCGGATCTTGGATTGATATCAATGAGTCTGGTCCAGCTGATAAGTTATCCAGAGATTTTTTGACTGTTTGGACGGAACATGAAAAGCGGATGAACGGCAGCACCTATTCATATGTGCTCTTTCCACATATCACTGAAGATGATCTAAGTAAATTTGTAGAAGATCCGACAGTCTGTATCCTTGAGAATTCAAACGAAGTGCATGCTGTTTCCATTCAGCAGCTTCAATTAATAGGAATCCATTTTTGGGAGCACCGCAAGAAAAACATGGGAGCCGTAACGGCATATGGGCCAGCAGCTATCTTGATAAAAGATAATGGAGATGAATTGGAACTGGCAATTTCAGATCCAACGATGAAACAGAAGGAAATCAGGATGGTCCTTCGACAGATGGATATTGCAGCAGTACCGGAGGGAATGACCGTTGAGCGGAATGGTGACCAGCTGCATATTAATCTTAGAGTGGCTGAACGCAAAGGCAGGCCGATCCTTGCCAAATTTAAGAAGACTGGTGCATTTTCCTTCGATAAAAGAAAAAATGATGATGATTGA
- a CDS encoding glycoside hydrolase family 88 protein — protein MAQHLFTEHVHDEGIQRKERFEKVPPITKEYVERAIAHVLAKIDQNLDVFTERFPDSSSKNQIYPALDNVEWTSSFWTGMVWLAYEVTGDGRYRKTAEKHVKSFKQRIEEKIEVDHHDVGFLYTLSCISAYKLTGNEEAKAAALKAADLLITRFYDQAGILQAWGDLNDPEQKGRMIIDCNMNLPLLYWASEVTGDPKYQKIAYSHVQQAAKYIVRPDASTFHTFYMDPETGGPIKGTTFQGYADDSCWARGQAWGIYGFPLSYHYTGDHRLIDTAKKLANYYLNRLPEDEICYWDLCFTEGPEERDSSAAAIAICGMLEMAKNLPLTDPDKHYYEQAAVKMIYSLSEYYTTAIDGEANGVLKHAVYYKGGGLGVDESCIWGDYYYFEALVRLLKDWKMYW, from the coding sequence ATGGCGCAGCATTTATTTACAGAGCATGTACATGATGAAGGAATTCAGCGGAAGGAGCGGTTTGAGAAAGTTCCTCCCATTACAAAAGAATATGTCGAGCGGGCAATTGCCCATGTTTTGGCTAAAATTGATCAGAACCTCGATGTTTTCACCGAGCGATTTCCGGACTCCAGCAGCAAAAATCAAATCTATCCTGCGCTCGATAATGTCGAGTGGACGTCGAGCTTCTGGACAGGGATGGTCTGGCTCGCCTATGAGGTGACAGGGGATGGAAGATATCGGAAGACTGCCGAAAAGCATGTCAAAAGCTTCAAGCAGCGGATTGAGGAAAAGATTGAAGTTGATCATCATGACGTCGGCTTTTTGTACACCCTTTCCTGTATCAGCGCCTATAAACTGACAGGGAATGAAGAGGCGAAGGCAGCAGCCTTGAAGGCAGCAGACCTGTTGATTACACGCTTTTATGATCAGGCAGGCATTCTACAGGCATGGGGGGATCTGAATGATCCAGAGCAAAAAGGGAGGATGATCATCGACTGCAACATGAATCTGCCGCTATTGTATTGGGCTTCGGAAGTGACGGGGGACCCGAAATATCAAAAAATCGCCTACAGTCATGTTCAGCAGGCAGCAAAATACATCGTGAGGCCTGATGCATCCACGTTTCATACCTTTTATATGGACCCTGAAACAGGTGGACCGATCAAGGGGACGACTTTCCAGGGCTATGCAGATGACTCGTGTTGGGCGAGGGGGCAAGCCTGGGGGATCTATGGCTTTCCGCTAAGCTACCATTATACCGGTGACCATCGTCTGATTGACACGGCCAAGAAACTAGCGAACTATTATCTTAATAGGCTGCCTGAAGATGAAATCTGCTATTGGGATCTTTGCTTTACAGAAGGACCCGAGGAAAGGGACAGCTCTGCAGCAGCCATTGCAATCTGCGGCATGCTTGAAATGGCGAAGAACCTGCCATTGACTGATCCGGATAAACACTATTATGAACAAGCAGCGGTAAAAATGATTTACAGTCTCTCAGAATATTATACAACCGCCATTGACGGTGAAGCGAACGGCGTCCTAAAGCATGCAGTCTATTATAAAGGCGGTGGCCTAGGCGTGGATGAAAGCTGTATCTGGGGCGACTATTATTATTTTGAGGCACTAGTGCGGCTATTGAAGGATTGGAAGATGTATTGGTAG
- a CDS encoding extracellular solute-binding protein translates to MVRKFSIILAIVFMVFMTACTNKSSVDSKDGTNTESAGKNDGFLASKKPVEKTIFLHYNDGGVIFDDDWPTFKQAAKETNVTLKGVAPKTSTNSTEAFNLMIASGSIPDFVMDKKENLNKYGMEGAFLPLEDLIKKYAPHIQKYLDDMPEIMKISQASDGHLYYMPFIADGVAAEGWYIRKDWLDKLGLQVPQTVDEFHDVLKAFKEKDPNGNGKQDEVPFFTRINNRIFDLASLWGGFGDFHLDGDQVKYGPYEKEFGTAMENLAQWYKEGLIDPEIFTRGGNSRDVLLGNNTGGATHDWFGSTANYNTTLKDQIPGINFVPFAPPAAPNGKRVEPTRRSPFNNFTGVAIGYKTKDPVVAIKYLDYFFTKEGRRLMNYGVEGDTYNMVDGKPVLAQKVLSSSDIPGALRAVGAQIMFAYQQDFDYEKQWTNDIALKGEDEYAKNDYFIKELPALNFTQEEEKVNNDIGPQIQTYTDEMMQRWIMGAEPVDFEKYKKHLEELGIKDFIKVHEDAYKRYLNN, encoded by the coding sequence ATGGTGAGAAAGTTTTCAATCATTCTAGCGATTGTCTTCATGGTGTTCATGACTGCATGTACGAATAAGTCAAGTGTCGACAGCAAAGATGGAACCAATACAGAATCGGCAGGTAAAAATGATGGATTTCTGGCCAGCAAGAAACCGGTTGAAAAAACTATATTTTTGCACTATAACGATGGCGGCGTCATCTTTGATGATGATTGGCCGACCTTCAAGCAGGCCGCTAAGGAAACAAACGTTACATTAAAAGGGGTTGCGCCCAAAACGTCGACCAACAGTACAGAAGCATTCAACCTAATGATAGCGTCGGGTTCGATTCCGGACTTTGTCATGGATAAAAAGGAGAATTTGAATAAATACGGAATGGAAGGTGCTTTCCTTCCGTTGGAGGACCTGATCAAGAAGTATGCACCGCATATTCAAAAATACTTGGACGATATGCCTGAAATCATGAAAATCTCTCAAGCATCTGATGGCCATCTGTACTACATGCCGTTCATCGCGGATGGGGTGGCAGCAGAAGGCTGGTATATCCGGAAAGATTGGCTCGACAAGCTTGGCCTTCAAGTACCTCAGACAGTTGATGAATTCCATGACGTTCTCAAAGCATTCAAGGAAAAGGATCCAAACGGAAACGGCAAGCAGGATGAAGTTCCATTCTTCACCCGCATCAACAACCGCATCTTTGACCTGGCTAGCCTTTGGGGCGGGTTCGGAGATTTTCATTTAGATGGTGATCAAGTGAAGTATGGCCCATATGAAAAAGAGTTCGGCACAGCGATGGAAAACTTGGCTCAATGGTACAAAGAAGGGCTGATCGATCCTGAAATCTTCACAAGGGGCGGCAATTCCCGCGATGTCCTTTTAGGGAATAATACGGGAGGTGCCACTCACGATTGGTTTGGAAGCACTGCGAATTACAATACAACGTTGAAAGACCAAATACCAGGCATAAATTTTGTCCCATTTGCCCCGCCGGCAGCTCCGAACGGAAAGAGGGTCGAGCCGACGAGACGTTCACCATTCAATAACTTCACAGGCGTGGCCATTGGCTATAAGACGAAGGATCCGGTAGTAGCCATCAAATATTTAGACTACTTCTTCACCAAAGAGGGCAGAAGATTAATGAACTATGGCGTAGAAGGCGATACCTATAATATGGTGGACGGTAAACCGGTCCTCGCACAGAAAGTGCTCTCCAGCAGCGACATCCCTGGTGCTCTACGTGCAGTCGGAGCTCAAATCATGTTTGCTTATCAGCAGGATTTTGATTATGAGAAGCAATGGACGAACGATATCGCATTAAAAGGCGAGGATGAATACGCTAAAAACGATTATTTTATCAAGGAGCTCCCAGCTTTGAACTTCACACAGGAGGAGGAAAAAGTAAACAATGATATCGGACCGCAAATTCAGACGTACACCGATGAAATGATGCAGCGCTGGATCATGGGGGCGGAACCGGTCGACTTTGAAAAATATAAAAAGCATCTTGAGGAATTAGGCATCAAAGATTTCATCAAGGTTCACGAGGATGCATATAAGCGTTATTTGAACAATTAA
- a CDS encoding carbohydrate ABC transporter permease — protein MKKRLSLSMIGIYTVLIVLGIACIYPFIYVFSSSISSSQDVITGKVLLFPRHITFESYSRVLSEPGIWRAYGNTIFYTVVGTFFNLLLTICGAYPLSKKRLMGKSFFAFFIAFTMWFQAGIIPTYLNFKELGLLDTRTSIIIGFAISTFLVFILRSFFQSVPDSLEESAKVDGASDLQILTKIYLPLSKPALVTVGLFYAVARWNGYFWTMILLNDQSKIPLQVLLKKLIVEMSISEQMMGAMDVTTQYSKETIIYATIVVSILPIIIVYPFLQKYFVKGTMLGGIKE, from the coding sequence ATGAAAAAAAGATTAAGTCTCTCGATGATCGGAATTTACACAGTATTGATCGTCCTTGGGATTGCCTGCATCTATCCGTTCATCTATGTATTTTCATCATCGATCAGTTCTTCACAGGATGTGATAACCGGAAAAGTATTGCTCTTTCCTCGACATATCACATTTGAATCCTACAGCAGGGTATTATCGGAGCCTGGAATTTGGCGAGCATACGGGAACACGATCTTTTACACCGTTGTTGGTACGTTCTTTAACTTACTGCTGACGATATGCGGGGCCTACCCGCTTTCGAAAAAAAGGCTGATGGGCAAAAGCTTCTTCGCTTTCTTCATCGCCTTTACGATGTGGTTCCAAGCCGGGATCATCCCGACCTATTTGAATTTTAAAGAATTGGGTCTTTTAGACACAAGAACGAGCATCATCATAGGATTTGCGATATCGACATTTCTTGTGTTCATTTTGCGGAGCTTCTTCCAGTCTGTACCGGATTCGCTTGAGGAATCCGCGAAGGTGGATGGTGCAAGTGATTTACAAATATTAACGAAAATCTACTTGCCTTTGTCTAAACCCGCTCTTGTCACAGTCGGATTATTTTATGCAGTCGCCAGATGGAACGGCTATTTCTGGACGATGATTCTATTGAATGATCAAAGTAAAATACCGCTTCAGGTGCTGCTGAAAAAATTGATCGTAGAAATGAGCATCAGCGAGCAAATGATGGGTGCAATGGATGTCACGACGCAATATTCAAAGGAAACCATCATTTATGCAACGATCGTTGTATCCATTTTGCCGATCATTATCGTCTATCCTTTTTTACAGAAATATTTTGTCAAAGGAACCATGCTCGGGGGAATCAAGGAATAA
- a CDS encoding ABC transporter permease: protein MNTSETSIAKSVSAIKVEEVKELKISRWKQIKNNIVRDRFMYLLLVPFIAWYIIFQYKPMYGLQIAFKDYSLFRGIADSPWVGFDNFVRFFQSEYFLRTFKNTVMISFYSLIFAFPAPIILALLLNEVRQLFVKKAIQTLTYLPHFISIVVVAGIITNFLAPTHGLVNLIIEKFGGTKTYFLTEAKYFRTIFIGMNIWKDIGFNAIIYIAAIVGINPQLYEAAKMDGANRWRQMWHVTIPGILPTIIILFIINIGQFLEIGYEAIILLYQPSTYETADVINTYVYRAGLQGGEYEIGAAAGLFNSIVGFILVVIANKLSKKFTQNGLW from the coding sequence TTGAATACCAGTGAAACCTCCATTGCAAAATCTGTATCAGCCATCAAAGTCGAGGAAGTAAAAGAACTAAAGATATCAAGGTGGAAGCAAATCAAGAATAATATCGTCCGCGATCGCTTCATGTATTTACTGCTGGTTCCATTTATTGCGTGGTACATCATTTTTCAATACAAGCCGATGTACGGTCTGCAAATCGCATTCAAGGATTACAGCCTCTTCAGGGGAATTGCTGACAGCCCTTGGGTAGGATTTGATAACTTCGTACGATTTTTTCAAAGCGAATATTTTCTAAGAACCTTCAAAAATACCGTCATGATCAGTTTTTACAGTTTGATCTTTGCGTTTCCGGCACCGATTATTTTGGCGCTTCTATTAAATGAAGTGCGTCAGCTGTTCGTGAAAAAGGCGATTCAGACTTTGACATATCTGCCTCACTTCATATCCATCGTCGTCGTTGCAGGGATTATCACCAATTTCCTTGCACCCACTCATGGTCTCGTCAATTTGATCATTGAGAAATTCGGCGGAACGAAAACATACTTCCTTACTGAAGCGAAATATTTCAGGACGATTTTCATCGGGATGAACATTTGGAAGGATATTGGATTTAATGCCATCATTTATATTGCAGCCATCGTAGGAATCAATCCACAGCTGTACGAGGCGGCAAAAATGGATGGAGCCAATCGGTGGCGTCAAATGTGGCACGTGACAATTCCGGGGATATTGCCGACGATTATCATCCTTTTCATCATTAATATCGGTCAGTTCCTGGAAATCGGCTATGAAGCAATCATCCTCCTTTATCAACCAAGCACCTATGAGACAGCCGACGTTATCAATACTTACGTATACCGAGCAGGATTGCAGGGCGGCGAGTATGAAATAGGGGCAGCTGCAGGGCTCTTCAACTCTATAGTCGGCTTCATTCTGGTCGTCATCGCCAATAAGCTCAGCAAAAAATTCACACAGAATGGCCTATGGTAG
- a CDS encoding helix-turn-helix domain-containing protein gives MRRYKFMRNLFLSFIGIILIYTFVIVGIYYYKNNQMNRLDRINNHRMILQQTLENMDTRVQVALKGINQLKTSYDFKEYSFNTNPKLENYNNVRVFNQLRDNTTAFASFGYNLGVMKGNKDTVITSTRTIDKNDYYETLGLSEKSKKSLQHYLQDKEGSFGIYRILTLPNDKNNDFITIVKKEKIDYKNEVIFFISFYNKSIFPSLYNGSDETFALVSNDQLVHVKSNADHALLKELLAPASLKAIGKNAENQGGKYSVSKAGYTINAVPSNVIKDWSYVYIAPKKIATGQLPPLFWSTAIVCLILILFGFGIAWFVVQYNYRPIKRMVNTLSPFHHGEIRDEFHFIEETTQKMKELNDQLKTTVEENRLPLKVKFIRDLLYGLVPNELVQETIEQHGIEVLKGSFTVILLEFCLFRELEDHLSKEGIYKLKLKNYDLLEEFLHMNLRSEMIALENEKVVVITEETAKERIISVFRELMSKLSSDIQEQTVIAIGEPVISLENIEDSFKQTQKLLEYRFAIEKKTILTISDISHLENVGYYYPIEIEKDLIQLSVQGKEEKAILMMKRILQENLHEKNLSKHSLSQFVFAIVSTVNRILQQLNINAADIYQHEDGLYVELKQINDKGRLEEKIAELFTTLLKQINEEKDQDANSIASQLTEYIYENYQQDISLNDLAAHFHLSPSYISTIFKTETGKNFKDLLNQYRIQKAKEILSGNENIKIHQVAELVGYNNVNSFIRIFKKYVGLSPGQYEKEQIHLGKDDMRNIM, from the coding sequence TTGAGGCGTTATAAGTTCATGCGGAATTTGTTCCTTTCGTTTATAGGCATTATTTTGATTTATACGTTTGTGATCGTCGGAATTTACTATTATAAGAACAATCAAATGAACAGGCTGGATCGTATTAATAACCATAGAATGATCCTTCAGCAGACGCTGGAAAATATGGATACCCGTGTGCAGGTCGCTTTAAAGGGAATCAATCAGCTGAAGACAAGCTATGATTTCAAGGAGTACAGTTTCAATACGAATCCAAAACTCGAAAACTATAATAATGTCAGGGTTTTCAACCAGCTCCGGGACAACACAACCGCCTTCGCCAGCTTCGGCTACAATCTTGGCGTGATGAAGGGGAACAAGGATACGGTCATTACCTCGACAAGAACAATTGATAAAAATGATTATTATGAAACGCTAGGACTTTCAGAAAAAAGCAAAAAGTCGCTTCAGCACTACTTGCAGGATAAAGAAGGATCATTTGGCATCTACCGTATTTTGACCCTTCCAAATGACAAGAACAACGATTTTATCACAATCGTCAAAAAAGAAAAGATCGACTATAAAAATGAAGTAATTTTTTTCATTTCCTTCTATAATAAGAGTATTTTTCCTTCACTGTACAATGGCAGTGATGAGACATTCGCCCTGGTTTCCAATGATCAGCTTGTTCACGTAAAGTCGAATGCGGACCATGCGCTCTTAAAAGAGCTGCTTGCACCTGCATCCCTAAAAGCGATTGGTAAAAATGCCGAAAACCAAGGCGGCAAATATTCTGTCAGCAAAGCGGGGTATACAATCAATGCAGTTCCTTCCAATGTGATCAAGGACTGGAGCTATGTGTATATCGCTCCGAAAAAAATCGCAACCGGTCAGCTTCCGCCTTTATTTTGGTCGACCGCCATCGTCTGCTTGATTTTGATTCTCTTCGGTTTTGGAATTGCTTGGTTTGTCGTCCAATACAACTATCGTCCGATCAAACGGATGGTCAACACCTTATCGCCATTTCACCATGGGGAGATAAGGGATGAGTTTCATTTTATCGAGGAAACGACACAGAAAATGAAGGAACTGAACGACCAGTTGAAAACGACTGTGGAGGAAAATCGCCTGCCGCTTAAGGTGAAATTCATTCGTGATTTATTATACGGGCTGGTGCCGAATGAGCTTGTACAAGAAACAATCGAACAGCATGGAATCGAAGTATTAAAAGGGTCGTTCACTGTCATCCTACTTGAATTTTGCCTATTTAGGGAATTGGAGGATCACTTATCGAAAGAAGGAATCTACAAATTAAAGCTGAAGAATTATGATTTGCTTGAGGAATTTCTGCACATGAATTTACGGAGTGAAATGATTGCCCTTGAGAATGAAAAAGTCGTGGTCATCACTGAAGAAACGGCTAAGGAGAGGATCATATCCGTCTTTCGGGAATTAATGAGTAAATTGTCCAGCGATATACAAGAGCAAACGGTAATTGCCATCGGTGAACCAGTCATTTCCTTAGAAAATATCGAAGATTCTTTCAAGCAAACTCAAAAACTTCTAGAATACCGATTTGCCATTGAAAAGAAAACGATCTTGACGATAAGCGATATCAGCCACCTGGAAAACGTCGGCTACTATTATCCGATTGAAATCGAAAAGGATCTCATTCAATTAAGCGTACAAGGGAAAGAGGAAAAAGCGATTCTCATGATGAAGCGAATCCTTCAGGAAAACCTGCATGAGAAAAATCTGTCAAAGCACTCGCTTTCGCAGTTCGTCTTTGCCATCGTTTCCACCGTCAATCGCATCCTGCAGCAGCTGAACATAAATGCAGCTGATATTTACCAGCATGAAGATGGTCTATACGTAGAACTGAAGCAAATCAATGATAAAGGAAGGCTCGAGGAAAAAATAGCAGAGTTGTTTACAACATTGTTGAAGCAGATCAATGAGGAAAAGGATCAGGACGCAAATTCGATTGCCTCACAATTGACCGAATATATATATGAGAATTATCAACAGGACATATCGCTCAATGATCTTGCTGCTCATTTTCATTTATCACCGAGCTACATCAGCACCATTTTCAAAACAGAGACAGGGAAAAACTTTAAGGATCTACTGAACCAATACCGAATTCAAAAAGCCAAGGAAATTCTGTCAGGCAATGAAAACATTAAAATCCATCAAGTAGCTGAACTGGTCGGCTACAATAACGTCAATTCTTTCATCCGTATCTTCAAAAAATACGTCGGTCTCTCTCCAGGGCAATATGAAAAGGAACAAATCCATCTGGGGAAGGATGATATGAGAAATATTATGTAA
- a CDS encoding methylated-DNA--[protein]-cysteine S-methyltransferase yields MDKRFYQSPIGMLEIIGDDEGVISILFTEDEKSPLEPDFSSPVPVKECYDQLDEYFQGKRSTFTFTIKFKGTPFQESVWRALTEIPFGETWSYKELAQFIGNEKAIRAVGTTNGKNLLSIVVPCHRVIGSNGKLTGYSGGLWRKKWLLEHEAK; encoded by the coding sequence ATGGATAAACGATTTTATCAATCACCGATCGGGATGCTTGAAATCATCGGAGACGATGAAGGCGTCATTTCGATTCTTTTTACAGAAGATGAGAAATCACCTTTGGAACCCGATTTCTCAAGCCCCGTTCCGGTAAAGGAATGCTATGACCAGTTGGACGAGTACTTCCAAGGTAAACGGAGTACATTTACATTTACCATAAAGTTCAAAGGAACCCCTTTCCAGGAATCTGTGTGGCGGGCGTTAACGGAAATTCCATTCGGAGAAACATGGTCATATAAAGAACTTGCACAGTTCATCGGGAATGAAAAGGCGATCCGTGCAGTCGGCACCACGAATGGGAAAAATCTGCTGAGCATCGTCGTCCCATGCCACCGCGTCATCGGATCGAATGGTAAATTGACCGGGTATTCAGGTGGGCTTTGGCGAAAAAAATGGCTGCTGGAACATGAAGCAAAATAA
- a CDS encoding DNA-3-methyladenine glycosylase family protein produces MSFLLSKTVIPIPDEFDFSECLVFLGRSDKEVLHHIEGDVLYKAIKMGENRYLVKLNMDDRGMIVEFVDRTPNEGDRASIISFVHELFDLDKDLSGFYRMMKEDPILRSISGSYDGLRIIGMPDLFEALTWAVMGQQINLNFAYTLKQSFVEAYGDKLEFNGRTYWIYPSYERIAGLDVEDLRMHQFTIRKAEYIIGLAKAMNEGIISKERLKELNGYQQIHKALTALRGVGAWTADYVMMKCLLHPEAFPIADVGLHNAIKQQLKMDRKPTVEEIKIWTQNWRGWQAYAVFYLWRSLYG; encoded by the coding sequence GTGAGTTTCCTATTGAGCAAGACAGTGATCCCCATTCCGGATGAATTTGATTTTTCCGAGTGCCTCGTTTTTCTGGGAAGGTCAGACAAAGAGGTTCTTCACCACATCGAAGGTGATGTCCTATATAAAGCAATCAAGATGGGGGAAAATAGATACCTGGTCAAACTTAATATGGATGATAGGGGCATGATCGTCGAATTCGTTGATCGAACTCCGAATGAAGGTGACCGAGCTTCAATCATTTCCTTTGTACATGAACTATTTGACTTGGACAAGGATTTATCGGGGTTTTATCGGATGATGAAAGAAGATCCAATACTTCGTTCTATTTCTGGATCGTATGACGGATTAAGGATCATTGGAATGCCGGATTTGTTTGAAGCATTAACATGGGCCGTCATGGGGCAGCAAATTAATTTGAATTTTGCCTATACGCTGAAACAGAGCTTTGTTGAAGCGTATGGAGACAAATTGGAGTTTAACGGACGGACTTATTGGATTTATCCTTCCTATGAGCGCATTGCCGGTCTGGATGTGGAAGACTTGCGTATGCATCAGTTTACGATAAGGAAGGCGGAATATATCATCGGTTTGGCTAAGGCGATGAATGAAGGGATTATTTCGAAGGAACGGCTGAAGGAATTGAATGGATATCAACAAATCCATAAGGCGTTGACTGCGCTGCGTGGAGTTGGAGCGTGGACGGCAGATTATGTGATGATGAAGTGCCTCCTTCATCCTGAAGCATTTCCCATCGCGGATGTCGGCCTTCATAACGCGATCAAGCAACAGTTGAAAATGGATCGAAAGCCGACAGTGGAAGAAATCAAGATTTGGACTCAAAATTGGAGAGGATGGCAGGCCTATGCCGTCTTTTATTTATGGAGGTCATTATATGGATAA